The sequence GTCTTCAATCAGCAATACGCGCATGCCAGTCCCCTTCTTCGCCGCGCGGGCTCAAGGTTGAGCGCGCCGCAGGGCGGCCCCTGGAAAACGCCTTAGGCAAACTGATTCGGAACATTAACTGCGGTATGGTTAACAAAACCTGATTCTCTCGCGCAAGTATCCTAAGGGCGAATTCATAATGTCCGCCAACATACTGTGCGATAGTGGTTTTTTAGCCACGCCCGTGCTGATGCTCCGGATTAAGTTTCGGCGCTAACCGACTCGACCGACTCGCTCGGGCCGGTATGGCTGAGCGAGCACCCCTTGGTCCTATGACGATGGACCGATGATTAACGGCCCAGGTAAACAGGCGATTAAAAATCCGCGCTTTGGAGTAACCATTCTTTCGCTATAGGCATGTCGCCCTATCGCACGGCTCGTCCGCCGGTCGACATGTAAGCCCGCCATTTAGTGGATTCGTGGGTCCCTTGGGGGTGCGATGGAAACCGAACGCTAACGTTATCGCGCCACAATCGCTGCATCGGGGGCGCCAGGCGCTTCCTTGCTTCCGTATCCCGGCGTGCGGGGCGGGATCAGCGAGGGGCGAGGCGCTTGGTCCCGTGGCTTCGGGGGAGTAATAGTCGATGAAGTCCCGAGAGACGCTTATTCGGCTCAAGAAGTTTCAAGTTGACGAGAAACGACGCAAAGTCGCGCAAATCGAGACAATGATTGCCGAGTTCGACCGCATGGCGGGAGATCTCGAGCGCGAAATTCGTGTCGAACAAGATCGTTCCGGCATTCACGATCCGTCACATTTTGCCTATCCGACCTATGCCAAGGCAGCCATTGCGCGGCGCGAAAACCTCAAGCGCTCGGCCGAGGATCTGCGTATTCAGCTCGAAGACGCTAAGTCGGCGCTTGGCGAGGCCTTCGATGATCTGAAGAAGCTGGAGCTACTCGGCGCACGCGACCAAATGCGCGAACGCGAGGCTGAGGAGGCCGTTGAAGAGGCCGAGCTTCATGGGCTTGCGCACCTGCGCGGCCGCGGCGGCGTAGCTTCGGTATAATTGGCTTCGGCCAGTCAAGGCCAACCGAGAAACCTGACTTCAGGTCAGGCGGTCCGCTCAGGGCGGCCTTTGCGCGTCCGCGGCAACCTGGCTCCTGCGTCGAGTCCGGGTGGAGCCCACGTCGAGCCCATGTGCAGCCCACGTCGAGCCCACGTGGAGCCCAGGTCGCGCCGAGGTGGCGCCTGCCGCGGCGCCGTACCGGAAAAGACCAAGACCCCCAGCTTTCACTCTCGACGAAGCCAGGTGTCAGCGGCGATAATGCTCCGCGTGACAGGGAACCGGCCCCGCCTCATGGGTTGGGCGGCCGTTCGTGTCGGGTATTGAGCGGGGGTCCCGATCTATGGGTTTGTCGGGCAAGGCGCTGCCATGTTGATGCAAACTGAACTCGTCTGGTTGCTGGGTGCCGTCTCCAGGGGCGACGAGACCGCGCTCGAACGTCTCTATGCCGCGACCCGCGCAAAGCTCTATGGGGTCTTGCTGCGTATCCTGGGAAGACCGGTCTTGGCCGAAGAGGTCATGAAGGAGACCTATTCCAAAATTTGGAAGACGGCGGACGAATTCGACCCTACCGTCGCAAGCCCCACGACGT comes from Alphaproteobacteria bacterium and encodes:
- the fliJ gene encoding flagellar export protein FliJ, which codes for MKSRETLIRLKKFQVDEKRRKVAQIETMIAEFDRMAGDLEREIRVEQDRSGIHDPSHFAYPTYAKAAIARRENLKRSAEDLRIQLEDAKSALGEAFDDLKKLELLGARDQMREREAEEAVEEAELHGLAHLRGRGGVASV